In Eremothecium gossypii ATCC 10895 chromosome IV, complete sequence, the genomic stretch TGGTCTCCGCCGGGTGATCGAGCGCACTGGCTCGACGATCGACTTCAGCTCCACTGTGCCGACTGGCGTGGAGGGCAACAACGGCGTGAACAAGAAGTAGTTCCGCGGAGATACAACCACGACGTTGTATAGTGTGGTATCCAAGTTCTTCAACAGCGTGACCGAGCCCCACCCGGACCCTAGCACCACCAGCGTCTTCCGTGGGGAACCATCCGGGAATGTGGCGCTCTGCGGCTCCTGGGCTGCGGGGTTCGACTCCCGGTAGAGCTCGTAGGACACCCACGCAGTTCCTGCAAGAAGAGTCGCACCCGCCACCTTCAAAGCAGCTCCCAGCACCCGCCGAGGGACCGACCGGgtcgccgcagccgcggtCTGCGGACCCATCCGCAGTGCACTGTTCGCGAACAACCGCCGCCCGGCTATCCTGCCGCCACAAACCACCTGTCTGGCGAACATTTGCTATGCTTGCGTTTAATCTTCAGCTATTCGCCCGCTCCTGCTTCTGCCTAAGACACACTACGACCTGTTGTGCTGCAACTCGCGATGCCTGCGCCTTCCACTATATATATTTCGTATTTAGTATGCGCCTGCGTTGATGCATTTTTTTTCCACGTTTTCACTGACGGCTTCGCACAACGCCGCACGCATGAGACGCAACTTAAACAGCTGCAGTAAATTTTTCTCGAGTACCGCGAGAGGGGAAGAACACCGGTCCGGCGGAGATTCCGGACCGGCTTAATTTTCCGATTTTTCCGAAGGTCAGACCGCCGAGTCGGAGGAGGCCACGTGATACCTCACGTGGGGAGGGCTGGCCACAAAGATAAGCAAGGCGGGCTGCCACCGTGGCGGCCCCTCCGACACTCTTCAGCTAAGGATGGCTAGAGGAAACCAGCGCGAGCTCGCACGGCAGAAGAACCTGAAGAAGCAGAAGGAGAGCGCCAAGGGGCAGAAAAAGTCTGGGGACCCCCTGAAGCGGATGGAGAGTGACGCGGAGATCCTGCGGCGTAagcagcaggcggcggacgagcgcaaggagcgcgagcggcTGGAGCGGCTGAAGGCCGAGAAGGCCAGCAGGTAGTGTATAGGTGTGTAGGCTTGCCTGGTACGATGCGGGCGTAGAAAATAGCTGTTCAAGAGGGTAGTTTACAGAGGTATGTAGCTCAGCGGTCAGCAGTGTCGACCTTCTTCTGGGCGTCGGCGCTTTTTTCGACGTCGAACTTGAAGTCGAAGTAGCTCTTGTCGAAGTGATGGAGGCGCACGAAACCGTCCTCACCGCCGGAGGCGTACGAGGTGCCCTGCGGGGAAACGGCGATGTAGTTGACGGGACCGAAATGGTCGTCCACACGGCCGATTTCCACCTGGAAAAGCTTGTGGTAGAACTTGGCCTCGAACTTACCCTCGCGGGCACTGGTGGTCGTGACATCGCGCGCGTCCTGGCCACCGCCCAGAATGACGAACTCCTTTAGCGGGGTGATGCAACCGCTGTTCAGCGGACAGTCAGTTTCGTAGGTCTTCAGGACCTCGAATGTCTCGACATCGACTAGGTTGGCGTAGCTGTCTCTGGAGGTCGTGAGGAAGTAGGTGCGGTCAAGCGAGAATTGGATGTCGGAGACGCGCTGCTTGTGCAGGTCCTTGATTTCCAGGCATTCGCCCGTGACGCCGTTGTATTTGCTGATCTTGCCGTCTTGGTGCCCGGCCACGATGTACTTGCCGTCATACGACCACGACGCCACAAGCACGGGCGCACAGCCCTCCTGCGTCAGGATCTCGCAGGAAAGGCCGCTGTTGAAGCCAGTGATCTGGTTGTTCGCATCCCGCGTCACGCTGAACACCACGATGGCGCCGGCGTAGTTCATCACGTTATCCAGCACCGCAAGCACACGGTCGCCGGTGGGCGAAAACTCCACGCGCCGCACGGGCGTGCGCGTGTCCCACGAGTGCGCGATGCTGCCGTCGCGTACGCGCCAGACCTTCACACTGAAGTCCGCACTCCCGGTCACCGCGTACTCCGTGTGCTGGTCCACGTCGATCGACCAAATCGAACCATTGTGACCCTCCAGCGTTCCCAGACGCTCGCCGTTCATCGCATACCACACCGACGCAACGTTATCCTTCCCCGACGTGAAGATTAGGTCTCCCTCGCGGTTATATTTCACCTGCGTGAGCGAACGCTCGTGTCCCATCAACATGATCGGTCTCATCTTTCAAGTATGGTATATGGCCAAGCGTGTGATGTGATCAGATACCCTCCAAGTGACTTAGATGCGCTCTGGCTGGTCCGTTCACTTGGGTGATAGTGCTCTAAGGCCTGCGAACTAGTCGAAAATTTTTCATATTGGCGAGCCACTTGCTAGACCACGATGACGCGGTGCAAAGGTGCAGGTAGAAGTGCAGAGATGCGGCGTACCGGCAGGGCCAGCAGGGCCAGCAGGGCCAGCAGGGCCAGCAGGGCCAGCAGGGCCAGCAGGGCCAGCAGGGCCCAAGGCGTGTTATGTATCGAAGCGGCAGTTACGTAGTTTTAGCAGACGTGCTCCAGCTCGCCGGCGTCTGCCTCGCGCGGACCAAGGTTGTGCTTCAGCAGGCGGTCGAACTGCTCGAACATCAGCCCCAGACAGCTGGAGGTGACGGCCCCGTCGAAGCGGCCCTTGGAGAACTCGTCGCGCACGAAAGCGTGCTGGGCCGCGTGCAGTTCCAGGAAGGAGGCGGCCACGCCGTGTTCGCGCAGGCTGCTGCGCAGCAGGTCGCGGCCCGCCGGCGGCACGTGGGTGTCCCAGGTCCCGAAGATGAGCAGCAGTTCCTGCCCGGGCGCGGCCTCCTTGCACACGCGCTCCAGCGAGTCGTCCGGGGCGGGGGCGCCCAGCGTGCGGCTGTGGATGTCGGTCGGGAAGAAGCACGTGGCGCACGCCACGCGGgcgtccagcagcgcgcggaaTGCCAGGTGGCCGCCGAGGCACATGCCCGTGGCGCCGATGCGGCCGTCGCACTGCGGCAGGCGCTGCAGTAGGTCGCAGCAGAGCCGCGTGTCTTCGTCGTACGACGCAAGAGGCTTCTGGGCCTTGTACTCGTTGCCCAGGTGCGTGCCCGCCGCGTCGTACGCCAGCGGCTCGGGGCCCGTGAAGTTGTGGTACACGCTGGGCAGCACCACCACGTAGCCGCGGGCGGCAATCTGCTGCGCGAAGCGCCGCACAGGCCCGGTCACCTGGTAGATCTCGCTGTACAGGATCACCCCCGGGAACACCGCGCGCGGGTAGCCCGGCACGCGGGGCGAGATGACGTACACGCGTAGCGTGGTGCCGTAGCTTGTTGCGATGTCTTCGAACGTTTCGCTGATGAGCATTGTCGTCACTCTTGCGGCGGATGCGGCGAAGCAGACCACGCCGTTTTttgcgcgcgcgctgggCCCATCGCGGGCCCGCGGGCAGAGATCTGCCCGGACATATTTGAGGGCCAGCGTAAATGCAGTCCGCCTGCGTCTCTTAGCACACACGCCAGGCGGCGATGGTGACCCAACAGTGCGCCGGCACGACCGCGAAGAAGGACCGATGCAAGCGACGTGTTGCGAATGGCGTGTACTGCGCGGCCCACCGAGCGCAGCACTCGGCTGCGCCGGTGCAGTCCGACGGCTTCATCTACATGTACACCTACGAGCGCCTCTACGACGCGCTGATGGGTAAGGGCGGTGCGGCCTCCCTGGACTGGCTCAAGGCGGATCGCAGTGTGTTGGAGAAAAAACCAGTGGCCCTGCAACGCTGGCAGCTGGACGGGGACATTCTTGTCAAGATTGGCATGACTAACAACCCGGTTGCAGCGCGGCTGGTACAGTGGCGCCAGCGCTGTACCCACCCGCTGGTCGCCTTGACGCCTGCGCGCGTGCGCGAACTGCAGCGCGTGCACGCGCGGAGAAAGCGCGGCGTGCTGGAGCGGCTCCAGGAGCGGATGCGTGACCTCTCGCTGCACCGGCCGCACGGGGCGGACGCGCAAGagccgccgctgctgaCGTTTGCGCACGACGGCTTCCGGTGCCGGGGCGACGCGCTAGCCGCGGTGGAGCAGAGCATCCACCAGGCGCTGTGGCGCCGCTATGAGCGCGCCTACGTGCTGTGCAGTGGCTGCACCCGGAGCGCGGCGCCCACGCGGCACCGCGAGTGGTTTAAGGTGCCCGTGCGCGACCTGGGCTACGTGCTCTACACGATCGACGATCTCTGCCTCGGCGGCCGGGCCGCCAACCGCCCCGACGCTGACACTACAAAAAACAGCACGCGGCGAGCGCCCCTCGCACCTGCCAGGCCCAGCACGCAGAGCCCATGACACGCCGTGGTACGCACGCCTACAGCTATTCCTCGGCCGCCTGCGACGCGGGCCCCCGCGCGCCGGTGATCAGCATGCTTCTGGAGTCCGTGTCCAAGCCTTGGCTGGAGGATAGCGCGCCGGACCGGCTGGCGGGTtcggacgacgaggagccGGTCCAGATCCATCTCGTGGACCTGCCGCCGTCCGAGACGGTGTTCTGCTCGCTGCAGTCCGGCGCACAGAGCTGGTCGGTGGCGGAAAGCTCGTGCATGTCCGCGACCGACCAGGACTCGGGCCCGGTGTGCTTTGAACGCCCCCCGGGCTCGGCAGAGAAGACATACGCCAAGCTGTATTTCCGTATCATAGAACTTGTCAATTCCGGCACGGACCTGCTGAAGTGGCTCTACTCGAAGGTTTACCAGTACTACTGGTACGTGCTGATCAACGTCAGCGTGCGCTACCCCAGGTTCGGCACCTGGCTTTAGTATGTTAGCTGCCCTACGCGCCATCCACGCAACTACTAACGGTCTTGGTCAACAGCGGCGGGTTGTGCCGGGAGATGGCACGCTTCGTTTTTAGCCGCCGAGCCTCCGTAAAAGCGTCACCTCCCGGCGCCGGTTTCCCCCGACTCCGAACCACTTGACCAACACATACAGCAACATCATAAGTGCTAAGCGCGACCACTACGTCGAATTCGAAGCGCTCAAGGAGTACTTGAAACTGAAGACCCTGGGGACTCGGACTCTGATACTGCACCACTCCGCGCGTTTCGTCAGCCTGGTCCAGAACTACCCGCCTCTGGGATACTTCCTCATTGTATTCCTCGTCACCCTCGTTGCCGCGTTCCTACTTTTCAGCATCATCATGTCTCTCTGGTCGTTTGCCGTGTTCTGGTTCTACCTCGCGTCCTTCTTTGTGGTCGGCACGCTCGCCGCGGTCCTGGTGCTGCCGTTCATGGCGGCGTCGCTGCTATTTGCAACGGGCGTCGTGATATGCGGCTTCTTCAGCAATCTCAGCTTCCGTTCCGCGCAGCTGGTCTATGACCAGTTCGTCGGCACGCTCCAGCTCACGCTCCAGCACATGGCGGAGCAGGTCCCGCCGGCCTCTGATATGCAGCAGCCCTCGGGCTCGACGATCGACACCGGCGCCATGCTCGCGCACACATTTGACAGCTCCTCCTACGGCGCGACCACGCAGACAGGTTCGGGGCCCGAGTCCGGGCCGGTGCCGGAGCTGGGTTCCGAGGTCTCCGCGTCGCCGTCGCCCGAGCTGGCAGCACTCCCGGTCGCGCACAAGCGCTCCGGCCGTCGAACCGGCACTCTCGCATCTGGAATGTGATTCCCATCGCCCTGTCATCTCGTGCCGTGGTGGAATGGCAGGCGCGAATACCGGGTAACACCGGATAGCCCGTCCCACTGCTCTTCCACCACCGCACGTTCCCCGGTGTGGTAGACGTAGCGTTTTATCTACATGAACAACACCGTTATACATAGCTAAGCAGGAAGCGCCCAGTTCCAATATGCGTTTCAATTCTGTACTTTGCGTGCTGGGAGGGGCGCTCAGCGTGGCAGCGTTTAGCGTCAAGGATGCGCGCTTGCGGTTCCCCCACGCGAATCGGGCAGATCTGGCACTCGGGGCGGCGAGTGGCACCCTAAAGaaggcggcggcagcagtTACGTTAGGTGCCGAGGATGGCGAGGTACGCGTGGAGCTCGCGGTGGACGGGCCGGCGCCGGAACAGGCGTCCCTTATGGTGACGGCGAAGCAGCACGCGGTAGACTGGGTGCTGCCGCGGGCCGCAGAGCGTCCTGCGCGGGACATGACACACAGCTTTGTGCTGGACGTCGCGGAGCTGCCACGCGAGCTGGTGGCACTTGCGCAGGCGGACGGCGAGCCATTGGCGGTGTCGGTGATCCTGGCGAGCCCGGGCGCGGATGGAAACGTCTTTGCAGAGCTGTTCGACCTGGACGTGGGGCCTGTCTCTGCAGACGTGCCCTCTGTGGGCAAGGCGCTACCAGAGATTCGCCACGTGTTTAATCAGCAACCCAAGACTGTCGCGCCCTTTTTCGCCCTTGTGTTCTGCGTGGCGGTCGCTGCATGCGTGGTGCCGGTCGTTGGCGTTTGGATGGCCACGGTTGGCGGGGTCTCCAACCGCGCGCCAGCAGGCTCGCCGCTGAACTCGGTGGGCTTTCTCGGCGCGATTGTGGCCGCGGAGGTCACGTTCGCACGCTACTACCTGGGAAGCAGCATCTTCACCACGCTGGCAGCGTCGTTCTACGTCGCCGTCGCACTGCTGTACTTTGGCTCGCGCACGCTGCGCTGTCTGCCAGGCGGCCAGGCCGCCACTACACACTAGGCCGCTTTATCTTGTGTTTAGTACTACACGCACACCTACATAACTAACCGAGTGCTGTGGTCAGCTGTGGATAGAACTATTCCTCCTCGATCACATACGTATTGGTGATGCGTCGGAAGCCCCAAAAGTTTCCCTTGGCTCCACCCCAGAACGGCTCGTTGAAGTCGTTGGCTGCGACTATCTTGCCGATGATCAGGGCCATTGGCAGCGAGTTGTAGCTGCGCGAGTCCAACGAATGCGAAAGGTTATCTCCTGTGATCCACACATGCCCCTCGGGCACCCGGATGTATGCGTTGAAGTGCTCATCCATCTGCTTCTCGGTCTCCGCGTCTAGCTCGTCCAGCTTGTAATTTTGTTTCGACCCAATGCTTGGGTCGACCAGTATGTAATCGCCGGGCATACCAGATATCCGCTTGCACACCCGCTGGTCGGGATCCGTGGGCTTGACCGCCACAATGCAATCGCCAACACGGAGCCCCTTGCCGTTGCGGTACTTCTTCAACGCGTGGACGTAGTCATTGCTGGCCGCGATCGTAGGTATCATTGACTCGCCGCGGGTCTCTGTGAACTCGTAAAAGTGCACGTGGATCATGTGTATGAGACAAACCGCCCTGACAGAGTAGGAGGCCGTCTTCAGCATAGATGACACCATCGAGCTCATGCTTTGCTGGGTCCGCGATACCCTGGCCCATCTATACAACGGCAGTGCCGGGGAGAAATGCTTGTCAGCGCTTTCTTCCCTCTAATACCTAGCTACATCTACCCGAGACACGAAGACGCGGAAAGCAGGCCTGGAGGCGTTCAACGGCCGCCGCGGTCAGGGCGCCAAGCTCGCGCGTGGTGACGCATCAATCAAAGAAGGACTTGGTAGCGCCAAACCACGTGACCAGTGTCCGGTGTATGCAGCGGCGGGCGTTGGGCGCGAACCACGTGCTCTGCACTAGGCGCGGGTAGCCGTTAGTGGATGCCACGAGCTGCTTCTCCCACCACCAGGGCTCGTATGCTCTCCAGAACCGGACGGGATATGAAAACGTGAGCATGCGTGCGCAGCTCAACCGCCTGGCGGGGAAGGCTAGCGACACGTCGCCCGTGCGCCCGAGCTTCAAGGCGCGCACCAAGATGCGCGCAGAGTCTGCCCAATGGGTTTCGTCCGCGGTGTGTGTACTGAGGAACGGGAGAAAGGCCAATAATGTCTTGATGCGGCACTTGTCATAGAGGCTAAGCTCCGAGGTCAAGCTCTCGTGGAACTGGTTGAGCCCGGCCTTGCTGGTTGCGTAGTAGCCCGTGAACGCAGGTGCATGGAGCGATAGCGTGTTTGTGACATTGACGATGTAGAAGCCTGGCGTGAGATGCTcacgctgcgcgagctcgaTGGTCTGCGGCACAAGCTGGTTGAGGAAAAACTTGACCGAGAGCATCACGTTGATCAAGTTCGAGTTGAGCAGTTGCTGGAAGAGCTCCTGGCTGCCCTGTAGAAACGAGCGGTCCATGAGGTCTGACGGACCCTGCGCGGCCTGCGCGTGTATCGACCCCTGCATGAAGTCAAAGAGGCCCTCGTTCACGTTGTTGATGAAGATCGAGATTCCGAAGTGCCCCAAAAGCACCATGCGCAAGCTTGCAAGCACGTCGTTCTTGTTTGTGAGGCTCCGGCAGTGTATGAAGTGGTAGCGGccagccgctgcgcgcctGGGAACATtgcccgcgctgcgcgctcTGGGAGTGCGGGCCCGtgcgcgccgctgctgtGGCGCGCGCCACTTGACCAGGTCCGCAGTGTCGAGGTTGACCACCGTTGTTCCCTCACGAAGCAACGCCTTGCACAATTCCACACCAAACGTACTTGAAGATCCGCCAAGAATGAGCACGGCATCCTTCCCGCTTTCCAAGGACTTGCCCGGCCCCACGGCATCGTTCACTAAGCTAGTGTATCTGTAGGCATGTTTCATTAGTGTGCCGAGACATGCTTCTATCATCTTTGTGTCCCAGGGCCAGTGGAGGGCGGTTGGATACTGCAGGCGGTTTGGGGGTTTAAGTATCGTTCTGACGTTTATAGGTCACACATCTGAGCTGCACACACTCGGCACTGATAGAGCTCTATGCATAACGTCGTATGCAGTTGACGCGGAGTTCTGTTTATCACGTTGGGCTCATCGGGTGTGCATAAAGCGCATCATAAAGTTGATCATTTCTCTTTCCTCATCACTAGCAGGAGCGAGGATCAGGTATGGGCACAGCGGCGGATGAGCAGAGAAAGCAGATCGAGCTTCTGCTGGGCAAAGAGTCCAATCGGGATTTCAAGCGGGACCTGGGAATGCACGACCCGAAGCTGTGCAAAAGCTATGTGGTGGGCGAGTGTCCGTACGAGCTATTCCAGGGTACCAAGCAGAACTTTGGCAAATGCCCGCAGACACATCTCGCCAAGTACAAGCTTGAGTATCAACGCAACGCCAAGAAGGGCATCTACTTGCCGGAGTTTGAGCGCGAGTATTACGCCGTGCTCAACAAGTTCATCAAGGACTGCAACGGGCAAATCCAGATCGCACTGCGAAAACTGGAACACACTTCGGAGGAGCGCGAACGAATCATGGCGGTGACCTGCCAGCTGGATGTAGCTGACTCCAAGATGGGGCTGATGATCCAGGAGATTGAAACGCTGGTTAGGTCGAACGAGGTGGTCAAGGCCATGGTGCAGTCGCTGAAGCTGCAGACACTGCAGAAGGAGCGCCACGAGCTGGCGAAGAAGGTGCGCGACATCACGGAGAATGTGGGACAGAGCGCGCAGCAGAAGCTGCAGGTCTGCAAGGTCTGTGGCGCGTACTTGTCGCGCCTGGACACCGACAGGCGCCTGGCAGACCATTTTCTCGGGAAAATGCACCTGGGCTACGTCAAGATGCGCGAGGAGAtcgaggagctgcggcgccgcttCCAGGAGAGGGGCGAGGATATCTCCCAAGACAGCTACAATCTCCAGGCCCCGCCACACGTCCTGGAAGGCGCTCAGGGAGAGACCGGGAACTTCCACTATCGCCGCCAGGGCAGCTACGGCCGTGgtggaggcgctggccgGAACGAGAGGTACAGGGGCCGTGCCCACCGTGCGTACTGACGGGCGGCGGACCTCGTTAGCCGCATAATGGATCACGTGATTCATATGTACTACGTGTGTGGTCCGCGCCAGCGCTGCAGAGGAGCACGTGCCCTATCTGGGCGCTCTCTACAGCTAGATCACCTCCGCGCCAGCGTATCTCAGAACTCTGATGCGTCTCTCTCAAAGCACTGCGACAGCCGGCCTGGCGGGGGCCTTGCGAAGACAGATCAAGCGAGCCAGCCTCGATCCGCCTGGCCAGGAAACAGGGCTCGCATTAGATGTGCCTATTTCACTCTCATCCTTCAACTAGTCCTCGCGATGGGCGCGCCTTGCGCGAAATCATTACCCGGTCACATGGGCCTCATCGAAAATTTGAATATCTTCCAATATGTTTATTATATACTAAGAGCAGTGTGACATAACAACTAATACTGTAAGTCGACTGGCGCTTTGTTCCGTTAGATTGTCGTCAGGAAACATGTCGTCTCTATTCAGCCAGAACTCGAGCGATTCAAATCGGTTTACCAATCTGTCGATTAAGTTTccgcagcaacagcagaCTATCTCGCAGCAACAAGGCAGTAATCTGCAACCCCAGAGTAGCCAACAGGCTGCGATTGCGTCGCAGGGACAGTTTGTACCCAATGAGGAGAAGCCTCCTCGGTGGTTCAACAACCCGCGGAAGCGGACCATCCCCCAGAACATCATTAAGAGATCTTCGAAGCCCACGTCGTCCGAAGGGCCTACGCCGGCTCCCAGCTCCGGAAATAGCTCTTCCACATCGCACTCTGGATTTGGGTCTGTGACTTTTGGGTCCAAGAAGTCCAACATCTTCAATACGCGGGCGAACACCCAGGGGCACGACATGATGACCCCTGGGAACGTGATTGATTCGAATGAGGCACCCCCAACCAAATCACTTTACGACCTGCAGCGAGAGGACGAATTTGGCTCTGTAATTCCATCTGGTGTCGGTGAGCAACGGCAGCAACCGCTAGCACTTGCGAAGTCCAAGGACGCCACTTTGATGCGCAATGTGTTCGACCGGGAACTTGAGCCCAAGAAGGTCAAGAAGGACGACCAGTCGGCATCGGCTTCTGCCAGTCACAACGAGAGCGCAGTGCTTGTATTTGGATATCCGGAATCCATTTCTAACCAGGTGATCTTACATTTTTCGAAGTTCGGCAACATTTTGGAGGACTTTGAGGTCTTACGTGGAGTCTCTGGCATGCGGCCGACGGCCATGAAGGTCTCTGGGAGGCAGCATACGGAAAATCGGAAGAAGTATCCTATCTTCACTGGTGACGGTTGGATAAAGCTAACCTATGACTCTCCATCATCAGCGCTACGTGCACTGCAAGAAAACGGTACCGTTTATGGTGGTTGCCTCGTGGGTTGTGTGCCATACAGCAAACAGGCCGTAGAACAGCTTGCTTCTTGTCACATTGAGAAGGCTGACGATATTGGAGGCGTTAATTTCAGCGTCGCACAGACACCCAACAACTCTCTAAACGCCGGTCATCCGAATGGTGATGATCAGCCCGTGCCAGGATCTCGAGAGGATGACCACGCGAGATTTACCTTTTCAACCAGAATGTTAGATATTAAAGATGGCAAATCGTTGCTGGTGCATAATGGCAATGCCCATAATCAGAATTTTTTGAAGAACTTGGAGGATAAAATGCGGCATCATGATGCGCATACGCAAGCCAACAAAGGGGTCTTAAGCAAAGTGAACAATTGGCTTTTTGGCTGGAACGAATTGTGATTGACAATCCGCGCCTAAAATATGTATTTTCACAATGGAATGACCTTTATACATGTAACATAGATTAATTGTTTAATATGCATCACCCCCTACTACTTTGTATTTAATTACCTAAATGGAGGTCTACTTTCAATGGAGCCCCGCCTGCTTAGCTTGAATGGGCTTATGCTACTTTGTTTCGAAGATAACTGACTAGTGTCTAAATCCGACTTGGGGCAAACTACTGTGGTATGCGTATGCAAGTTCTTTTTCACGTCTACGGTTCTTGACCGAATGTTGGGCGAATTGACGCCGAAAGCGAGATGATTATCCTCCCGACCTGCTGAGGAAGTTATGTCTCGCTTCAAAGGGCTTGTAGAATGCCGTCTAGGAGGTTCGCCGTGTACATCATTGCTAGTATACTCCACGTAATTTCCTCCGGATATGTTTCCACCCGTGGAATGGTCTGTTGGAATAGCACGTCTATTCTTCAGCATGGGAGACGTAGGAGCCGATGTTGAAGAATATGTTTGGCCACTCCCATGAGATCTTGATGGCGGAGTACCATAACGACCGCCATAAGTTGGCGACCTATTGAAGCTCATGGGATTAACACTCATAGCTGCACCGTTAATCTTCTTGAGAGGATTCTGTGGGAACACACTGTGGTATAGCCGTTCATTTCTAGAATATCTGATGATATTCTGCGAGTGTGAACCGGTTGGTATGTCCTCAAAGGCCTTTGTCCTCTGATTATATTTCTCTTTGATGACATCGCCACATAATGAATGCGTGATAAAGACTCCAGAACGGGCTGTGCTATAAGAAGGGTAAAATTGTACGAATTCCTGTCCGTACATTGTCGCATCCACCATCGCGTCCTGAGTCTGAGCGGAAAGCTTCGGCTTCATCACTTTGTTATTATACTCGGCAGCCATGCCTTTAAATATGGCCAGTTCATCTTTTATTCTGTCCTCGTAACAGTCAAAAATGACATACCAAAATAGATATTGGGTAAGGATCACAGGCAACAGGGACACAAAAGTTATGTCAGAGAAAGCCATGAACCATACAGAAATCGGAGGGAAGGATGCAAATAATGCTGTCAGGAAGGAGCTTGGGCACCATTTCTTGATCTCATAGTAGAATTCATCCGTGGGTTTCTCCTCCTGAACGCGTCCACGCTGGAAAAAGGTGTACCGAATCAGGGTCCAGAGCGAGCCCCTGGAAACATCAGTTGCGGAACGGTAAGCCAAGTCGTGAAGCGACTTCTTGGTCAGGTTGTTTGATGCAGGTGGTTGTGCACTGTGGAACAATGAGTACTTTAGGAAATACCCAAACAAAAACTTGTACGTAAGCACCGAGTTGGAGACCAGCAGCAAAATATAGAGACACTTTAGTAGCG encodes the following:
- the SRL4 gene encoding Srl4p (Syntenic homolog of Saccharomyces cerevisiae YPL033C (SRL4)) translates to MIEACLGTLMKHAYRYTSLVNDAVGPGKSLESGKDAVLILGGSSSTFGVELCKALLREGTTVVNLDTADLVKWRAPQQRRARARTPRARSAGNVPRRAAAGRYHFIHCRSLTNKNDVLASLRMVLLGHFGISIFINNVNEGLFDFMQGSIHAQAAQGPSDLMDRSFLQGSQELFQQLLNSNLINVMLSVKFFLNQLVPQTIELAQREHLTPGFYIVNVTNTLSLHAPAFTGYYATSKAGLNQFHESLTSELSLYDKCRIKTLLAFLPFLSTHTADETHWADSARILVRALKLGRTGDVSLAFPARRLSCARMLTFSYPVRFWRAYEPWWWEKQLVASTNGYPRLVQSTWFAPNARRCIHRTLVTWFGATKSFFD
- a CDS encoding carboxymethylenebutenolidase (Syntenic homolog of Saccharomyces cerevisiae YDL086W), whose protein sequence is MLISETFEDIATSYGTTLRVYVISPRVPGYPRAVFPGVILYSEIYQVTGPVRRFAQQIAARGYVVVLPSVYHNFTGPEPLAYDAAGTHLGNEYKAQKPLASYDEDTRLCCDLLQRLPQCDGRIGATGMCLGGHLAFRALLDARVACATCFFPTDIHSRTLGAPAPDDSLERVCKEAAPGQELLLIFGTWDTHVPPAGRDLLRSSLREHGVAASFLELHAAQHAFVRDEFSKGRFDGAVTSSCLGLMFEQFDRLLKHNLGPREADAGELEHVC
- a CDS encoding uncharacterized protein (Syntenic homolog of Saccharomyces cerevisiae YDL085C-A); translation: MARGNQRELARQKNLKKQKESAKGQKKSGDPLKRMESDAEILRRKQQAADERKERERLERLKAEKASR
- the LDO16 gene encoding Ldo16p (Syntenic homolog of Saccharomyces cerevisiae YMR148W (OSW5)); translated protein: MSLWSFAVFWFYLASFFVVGTLAAVLVLPFMAASLLFATGVVICGFFSNLSFRSAQLVYDQFVGTLQLTLQHMAEQVPPASDMQQPSGSTIDTGAMLAHTFDSSSYGATTQTGSGPESGPVPELGSEVSASPSPELAALPVAHKRSGRRTGTLASGM
- the IMP1 gene encoding endopeptidase catalytic subunit IMP1 (Syntenic homolog of Saccharomyces cerevisiae YMR150C (IMP1)), coding for MSSMVSSMLKTASYSVRAVCLIHMIHVHFYEFTETRGESMIPTIAASNDYVHALKKYRNGKGLRVGDCIVAVKPTDPDQRVCKRISGMPGDYILVDPSIGSKQNYKLDELDAETEKQMDEHFNAYIRVPEGHVWITGDNLSHSLDSRSYNSLPMALIIGKIVAANDFNEPFWGGAKGNFWGFRRITNTYVIEEE
- the SWP1 gene encoding dolichyl-diphosphooligosaccharide-protein glycotransferase (Syntenic homolog of Saccharomyces cerevisiae YMR149W (SWP1)), producing the protein MRFNSVLCVLGGALSVAAFSVKDARLRFPHANRADLALGAASGTLKKAAAAVTLGAEDGEVRVELAVDGPAPEQASLMVTAKQHAVDWVLPRAAERPARDMTHSFVLDVAELPRELVALAQADGEPLAVSVILASPGADGNVFAELFDLDVGPVSADVPSVGKALPEIRHVFNQQPKTVAPFFALVFCVAVAACVVPVVGVWMATVGGVSNRAPAGSPLNSVGFLGAIVAAEVTFARYYLGSSIFTTLAASFYVAVALLYFGSRTLRCLPGGQAATTH
- the TIF34 gene encoding translation initiation factor eIF3 subunit i (Syntenic homolog of Saccharomyces cerevisiae YMR146C (TIF34)); this encodes MRPIMLMGHERSLTQVKYNREGDLIFTSGKDNVASVWYAMNGERLGTLEGHNGSIWSIDVDQHTEYAVTGSADFSVKVWRVRDGSIAHSWDTRTPVRRVEFSPTGDRVLAVLDNVMNYAGAIVVFSVTRDANNQITGFNSGLSCEILTQEGCAPVLVASWSYDGKYIVAGHQDGKISKYNGVTGECLEIKDLHKQRVSDIQFSLDRTYFLTTSRDSYANLVDVETFEVLKTYETDCPLNSGCITPLKEFVILGGGQDARDVTTTSAREGKFEAKFYHKLFQVEIGRVDDHFGPVNYIAVSPQGTSYASGGEDGFVRLHHFDKSYFDFKFDVEKSADAQKKVDTADR
- a CDS encoding uncharacterized protein (Syntenic homolog of Saccharomyces cerevisiae YPL034W), whose product is MVTQQCAGTTAKKDRCKRRVANGVYCAAHRAQHSAAPVQSDGFIYMYTYERLYDALMGKGGAASLDWLKADRSVLEKKPVALQRWQLDGDILVKIGMTNNPVAARLVQWRQRCTHPLVALTPARVRELQRVHARRKRGVLERLQERMRDLSLHRPHGADAQEPPLLTFAHDGFRCRGDALAAVEQSIHQALWRRYERAYVLCSGCTRSAAPTRHREWFKVPVRDLGYVLYTIDDLCLGGRAANRPDADTTKNSTRRAPLAPARPSTQSP